The nucleotide window agaggagaggagatgagagggggagaggagagggggagaggagaggagagggggagaggaagggtggagaggagatgagagggggagaggagaggaagggtggagaggagaggagagggggagaggaagggtggagaggagatgagagggggagaggaagagtggagagcagaggagagggggagaggaagggtggagaggagatgagagggagagaggaagagtggagagcagagaagagggggagaggaagggtggagaggagatgagaggagagggggagaggagaggagagggggagaggaagggtggagaggagaggaagggaggagaggagaggagagggggagaggaagggtggagaggagaggagaggagaggagaggagaagaataaATAACAATGAATTTCATGTACTTCTCTGTCTACACAtgacatctccacacacacacatatacaatctGGTTTGTTTTCCTATCCTAGTGAGGGCCGAGCAttaactcctacacacacaccctgcgtaCCCTGATGGAGCGCAGGTTCTCCTGGAGCTGCTCCGTGCTGGATGCTCCCAGCAGGACAGAGCTGACCCCCTCACCACGCAGACaccaggctgggggggaggagggggggcaggggggtggttACAGTTAGATCACTTGTCTGATTTATGTGTCCTCCATCCATCTGTATTTGACAGGCCTGGAAGGTTTGATTAACAggctagaaacacacacacactctcagacatgtacacacacacactctcagacatgtacacacacactctcggacatgtacacacacacacacacacacacacacactctgtctgtctgtgagccaGGGGTACTTACCTATAGCGAGCTGGGCCAGGGTGCAGTTCAGCCTGTCTGCCAGCAGGTGGAGCTCTCTGATCTTAGCCAGctgcttcttcccctcctcactgAACATACGCTCCTTCAGCCAGGAgtagccctacacacacacacacacagcatacacacacacgcactccttcAGCCAGGAGTagccctacacacgcacacacaccatacacacacacacaccatacacacacagcatacacacacacgcactccttcAGCCAGGAgtagccctacacacacacacacaccatacacacacacacaccatacacacacacgcactccttcAGCCAGGAgtagccctacacacacacacacacacaccatacacacacacacaccatacacacacagcatacacacacacgcactccttcAGCCAGGAGTagccctacacacgcacacacaccatacacacacacaccatacacacacagcatacacacacacgcactccttcAGCCAGGAgtagccctacacacacacacacacacaccatacacacacacacacaccatacacacacacgcactccttcAGCCAGGAgtagccctacacacacacacacaccatacacacacacacaccatacacacacagcatacacacacacgcactccttcAGCCAGGAGTagccctacacacgcacacacaccatacacacacacaccatacacacacagcatacacacacacgcactccttcAGCCAGGAgtagccctacacacacaccatacacaccagtACCTTCATGGCAGCGCGGGAGTCATCTGGTATTCCATGGCTGTATTTTCCAGAGATGAGACCACAGGCCAGAGGAGACCAGGTCATTGCTCCCACACctgcaacacacgcacacagtacacaatacatgcacacatgcacacacacacacacatacacacacagtacacacactcggTTAGGTACTATGTTCGGTACAgctcagggaggtgtgtgtaggtgtgtatgggatgtgtgtgtctatggtgtgtgtgtacctatctTGTGGTACAGCTCTGGCAGCTGCAGCTCCACCTTGTCTCTCTGGAAGTAGTGATACTCTGTCTGCTCACACACTGGAGGGACCAGGTTACACTGTCTGGCCACCGTGTAGgcttcctgcacacacacacatgtattcacacacacacatggagggaCCAGGTACACTGTCTGGCCACCGTGTAGgcttcctgcacacacacacatgtattcacacacacacacacacacactcaccatgatCTCCATCGCAGACCAGCGGGATGTTCCCCAGTACATAGCCAGACCCTGCTCTATCACAAACGTCATTGCCCGCACcacctctgaaacacacacacacacagtagtgaaGGCTATTTATGGTTAGgtaaggttggggttaggtaagGTTATGGTTAGGTAAGGTTATGGTTAGGTAAGGTTGGGGTTAGTTAAGGTTATGGTTAGGTAAGGTTATGGTTAGGTAAGGTTGGGGTTAGTTAAGGTTATGGTTAGGTAAGGTTATGGTTAGGTAAGGTTATGGTTAGgtaaggttggggttaggtaagGTTATGGTTAGGTAAGGTTATGGTTAGGTAAGCTTGGGGTTAGgtaaggttggggttaggtaagGTTATGGTTAGGTAAGGTTATGGTTAGGTAAGGTTATGGTTAGgtaaggttggggttaggtaaggttggggttaggtaagGTTATGGTTAGGTAAGGTTATGGTTAGGTAAGGTTATGGTTAGgtaaggttggggttaggtaagGTTGGGGTTATGGTCAGTTACCCTCCATGGGGGAGCTGATGTTAGGGTCAGTTACCCTCCATGGGGGAGCTGATGTTAGGGTTATGGTCAGTTACCCTTCATGGGGGAGCTGATGTTAGGGTCAGTTACCCTTCATGGGGGAGCTGATGTTAGGGTCAGTTACCCTCCATGGGGGAGCTGATGTTAGGGTCAGTTACCCTTCATGGGGGAGCTGATGTTAGGGTCAGTTACCCTCCATGGGGGAGCTGATGTTAGGGTCAGTTACCCTCCATGGGGGAGCTGATGTTAGGGTCAGTTACCCTCCATGGGGGAGCTGATGTCGGAGCGGTTGGCGAACACAATGTCCACGTATTCCATCTGCAGCCTGCAGAGGGAGCTCCTGAGTCCTGCAGCACagagatgacatcatcacaaggcgacatgagtgtatgtgtgtgagagtgtgtgtgtgtgagtgtatgtgtgtgacagtgtgtgtgtatgtgtgtgagagtgtgtgtgtgagtgggtgtatgtgtgtgtgagagtgtgtgtgcctgagtgtatgcgtgtgagagtgagtgtttaGCTTCTGGTGAGTGCTAATAATCTCATTCTGGTGTGATTGAGTCTCTCAAAGCCTGTTTGACCTacagaaccctaaccctacagaaccctaaccctacagaaccctaaccctacagaaCGCAATGTAGAGGACACTGAGTTGGTCTACACAACGTgtgttaattgtgtgtgtgtgtgtgtgtataattagGACTAATCAGGTCACATTCCCACACGGGACAACCACCTTTGTAGTTCTAAAcaatctcttctctctttctttcttctctctttccccattctctcttccctcttctctctctttctctctcttctctctctctctctcatccctcctttctctcttctctctcctctctctcctctttctctctcctcccttccttctctctctcttctctgcctctctatccctctcttctctctctctttctccttcttgcGCTCTCTGACCAGGTCCATCACTTTAAAAAGAGGACGTGATGTCATACCTTCAATGATGTGTTTCCTGGACaagcctctctcagtctctgctcTGGAAGAAAACAAGATCACCAtatgacacagacagacacacacacacacacatgcacacacgaacacacacaaaagacactGACTGTCCTCCCCAGTAGATCTTGGTGGTCACTACATAACTGGaacgtctgagagagagagagagagagagagagagagagagagagagagagagaagagaaggagaggagagaagagagaggaggagaggagaggaggatggagattaGTTCAGTGTTATTGCTGTGGTGTCACTTTTACTGTAAAGgatgcagggatggagagattgagaaaTATACCTCCATCCCTTCTTTTTTAGGATGGCCCCCAGTGTAGTCTCAGCCCTGAGGGGTGGAGGTAGATGTATTATTTACATACATacaaagatacacacagacagagacagacagacagagacagacagacagacagacagacagacagacagacagagagagagagagagagagagagagagagagagagagagagagagagagagagagagagggagggagagtgagagagacagagagagagacagagagagagggagacagacagacagacagacagacagacagacagacagacagacagacagagagagagagagagagagagagagagagagagagacagagagagagggatgatgtaCCTTCCTGAAGCGTAAACTTCAGCCGTGTCAAACAGGTTGACTCCGTTGTCATAGGCGATGGTGACCAGACTCTctgccacctacacacacacaccaagttaaATACATTAtaagttacacacacatatcctcaaacgcacacacagcaaCTGTAATGAAGACTATCCCAGTCTAATACACACccttaaacagacagacacacacacacacacgtacctcaTCAGAGATCTGAGAGCCAAACGTCACCCAGGTGCCTGTGAGCAGAAGTTacaacctgagtgtgtgtgtgtgagagagagtgtgtgtgagagagagtgtgtgtgagagagtgtgtgtgtgtgtgtgagagagtgtgtgtgtgagagagaaggtgtctgtgagagagagtgtgtgtgagagagagagagtgtgtgtctgtgagagagtgtgtgtgtgagagagtgtgtgtgtgtgagagagagtgtgtgtgtgagagagaaggtgtctgtgagagagagtgtgtgtgtgagagagagagtgtgtgtgagagagaaggtgtgtgtgagagagagagtgtgtgtgtgtgagagagaaggtgtctgtgagagagagtgtgtgtgagagtgtgtgtgtgtgtgagagagaaggtgtctgtgagagagagtgtgtgtgagagtgtgtgtgtgtgtgagagagagaaggtgtctgtgagagagaaggtgtctgtgagagagagtgtgtgtgagagtgtgtgtgtgtgtgtgtgtgtgtgtgtgtgtgtgtgtgagagagaaggtgtctgtgagagagaaggtgtctgtgagagagagtgtgtgtgagagtgtgtgtgtgtgtgagagagaaggtgtctgtgagagagagtgtgtgtgagagtgtgtgtgtgtgtgagagagaaggtgtctctgagagagagtgtgtgtgagagtgtgtgtgtgtgtgagagagaaggtgtctgtgagagagaaggtgtctgtgagagagagtgtgtgtgagagtgtgtgtgcgtgtgagagagaaggtgtctgtgagagagagtgtgtgtgagagagtgtgtgtgtgtgtgtgtgagagagagtgtgtatgtgtgagagagtttgtgtagTTTGTTTGTACTTACCTAGCCCTAAACAGGAAACTCTGAGCCCTGACTTGCCCAGATTTCTGAAAGAGACAATCagtcaggggcgtcgttagaccctttttactgagGCACATACCCCAGTatgaatctgctgtgccccagtcaaatctaaagtttgatTTTTAACAATTTACGTTATTAGTCAGtacattaatttagattgaaaATCCCAGAAAAAattaacgcagtatcccaatcaacgcttgtaaaagtgtttaaccgaaaacacaaaccgatccacgcagaattccatgttagCGTgttcttctgagcttgccaaatagccactgcagcacacagacagaagtccaggtgtcggacttggcacacaagtcagaattgaggtaggctaagaaaacattacaaaactaaagatagtttctaaatgataggcctactgatCATCTTAtttagacaaaaaaaacaataggCTATTACATGAAActaaaaaaacagtatttgcacaCAAAGGAATGGGAAAAAAATGTGcgtgctcgcattaactattgatgatGTCACCgctaaagctgatatcaaacatgcgttcctgaactgttgtatagtgggttaatcAAGGGGAGTTTCTACAGCCTAGTTGTGCATTGTgtgcagcaagcttggaagaataaaagggatatgaataggggcctgtgccccagtagagctttatgtctTACAACGCCTCTGCAATCAGTTATTACACTgataaattaatacatttaccAACAAATCAATTAAACAATCAATTAATCAATCAACCATTGCTGGTCCTTATAGAACTGATAACACCAACATTCCAACTAGCCTTCGTCCACTCCCTGGTCATCCtcccctactcacacacacactcacacacacacacacattctcacacacacacacatagcaactGTAATGAAGACTATCCCagtccaatacacacacaccctacacacaccctaaacacagacacacacaaacatacacacacagacacacacagaccaaacaaCGGTAATCTTTGCTCAAAATCCTgatgatggctgtgtgtgtgtgtgtgtgtgtgtgagcgtgcatgtAGATTTATCCTCTCCAGACTTGATTAAACATGACTGATTTAACATGTAAATTACATTCATACCCTTGTGACATCTTAGCATCcactgataaacacacacactctactgtaATCAGGacaagacatgcacacacacagtaattgagtgacctttgaccttgatGGTCACAACCGGGAGCTGATGAGTCAGGGGGTTGGAGGTCATCATCATGttagactgtgtatgtgtgtgtggtgtagtgtgtgtgtatgtgtgtgtagtgtagcgtgtgtgtgtgtgtatgtatatgtatgtgtggatgtgtgtgtgtggtgtctgtgagaatgtgtgtgtgtgtagtgtagtgtatgtgtgtgtgtgtgtagtttagtgagtgtgtgtgtgattagggTTGGCTCAGGGTCATGACAGGGAAGAGTTCTGATGGAGCCAGGGACCAGTCCATCACTGCTTGTGAAACAGGCGCTGggcattatacacacacacacaacctgcccccatcctcacacacacaccaacacacagacagctacTGGGCAGCGCCTCAAACCCATGAAACATGAACCTGAGTCAACAGACTGTGGAGTTTCCATCAccctctgtctgagtgtgtgtctgagtgtgtgtcagtgtgtgtctgcgtgtgtatgtcagtgtgtgtctgtgtgtgtttgtgtgtgtatgtgtgtggacagcTCTCTCACCTGTACTTCATGCTGCTATGGCGACCGCATGCCTCCCTCATGTGGGCGTGGCCTAGCAGTGTGTGGCGAGGGATGGGCGGGACCTTTATCTTGTTGTGGATAGGGTTTGtgg belongs to Osmerus mordax isolate fOsmMor3 chromosome 23, fOsmMor3.pri, whole genome shotgun sequence and includes:
- the LOC136967521 gene encoding voltage-gated potassium channel subunit beta-3-like; translated protein: MQVSIACTDHNLKNRSSEGRSQGGGGGATTNPIHNKIKVPPIPRHTLLGHAHMREACGRHSSMKYRNLGKSGLRVSCLGLGTWVTFGSQISDEVAESLVTIAYDNGVNLFDTAEVYASGRAETTLGAILKKKGWRRSSYVVTTKIYWGGQAETERGLSRKHIIEGLRSSLCRLQMEYVDIVFANRSDISSPMEEVVRAMTFVIEQGLAMYWGTSRWSAMEIMEAYTVARQCNLVPPVCEQTEYHYFQRDKVELQLPELYHKIGVGAMTWSPLACGLISGKYSHGIPDDSRAAMKGYSWLKERMFSEEGKKQLAKIRELHLLADRLNCTLAQLAIAWCLRGEGVSSVLLGASSTEQLQENLRSIRVLSQLTPPLVSEMDTLLGTKPKKKETRH